From a region of the Lactuca sativa cultivar Salinas chromosome 4, Lsat_Salinas_v11, whole genome shotgun sequence genome:
- the LOC111910648 gene encoding type 2 DNA topoisomerase 6 subunit B-like, producing MDASSVRNLCRHLISSAIQRCRISGELCRLSVGLKSFPLANPPLVRISISDTGVGSCLEEFQDVKYLSHSSLNQIHDGVISIATTRVCDNEIFHYNIDLKQKDCTKRLATLPLTPKNGATFSGTEVSFSTFHSIDVLLEDITCFFQKMLIMKIPKVGIELIVDKGEFPEHQCANVIVANECIDLPSEANAECLKSGLVDYVLKHWNKKDSICSSCFTIKDHLKVGSGEVYKSYRNTETTIEAVVIISDLSEMMMDPSCFRACGSKTEVLYFNDFSPGITSQPLLKALKTMDWKSYGLSIKSISDEDGCAFIEWDNLPQDCHIDIAIHSHHNKCIFLMFTKRVNVDGNLVKKAVKLALNDLKEKNAGVLLSAHAVKIRSYAPELAKTIASLISTSNDLKFKGECASLLGIHSSHDDEESESIEDNIKQRLTSIIDQNDRQPQTNKRTRESAPLLFNDECFQEPEEYEDEVSFSAFDL from the exons ATGGACGCTTCGTCTGTCAGAAATCTCTGCCGACAT TTGATTTCGTCGGCGATTCAACGATGTCGTATTTCAGGGGAACTTTGTCGATTATCCGTCGGTCTGAAATCGTTTCCACTTGCCAATCCTCCTTTAGTTCGTATCTCAA TTTCTGATACGGGAGTTGGAAGCTGCTTGGAGGAGTTTCAGGATGTGAAGTATCTAAGTCATTCATCATTGAATCAGATACATG ATGGAGTTATATCAATCGCCACTACCA GAGTTTGCGATAATGAAATATTTCACTACAATATAGATCTAAAACAAAAAGATTGCACAAAAAGGCTAGCAACATTACCTCTAACCCCCAAAAATGGAGCAACATTCAG TGGGACTGAAGTATCATTCTCAACATTTCATAGTATTGATGTTTTACTAGAAGACATTACTTGCTTTTTCCAGAAG ATGCTCATTATGAAGATTCCT AAGGTTGGAATTGAACTGATTGTGGACAAGGGAGAATTTCCTGAGCACCAATGTGCAAATGTTATAGTGGCAAATGAGTGCATTGATTTACCTTCAGAAGCAAATGCTGAATGCCTCAAGTCAGGCCTTGTGGATTATGTTCTCAAGCATTGGAATAAAAAAGATAGTATATGCAGTTCTTGCTTTACAATCAA ggATCATTTGAAAGTAGGAAGTGGGGAGGTCTACAAAAGTTATAGGAATACTGAAACAACAATAGAAGCTGTGGTTATAATCAGTGACTTATCAGAGATGATGATGGATCCATCCTGTTTCAGGGCGTGTGGTAGTAAAACCGAG GTTTTATACTTCAATGATTTCTCACCTGGAATAACTTCTCAACCATTATTAAAAGCATTAAAAACCATGGATTGGAAAAGCTATGGACTAAGCATAAAATCCATATCAGATGAAGATGGTTGTGCTTTTATTGAATGGGACAATTTGCCACAAGATTGTCATATTGACATTGCTATCCACTCTCACCATAACAAA TGTATTTTCTTAATGTTTACCAAGCGTGTGAATGTTGATGGAAATCTTGTTAAGAAAGCTGTGAAGCTTGCATTGAATGACTTAAAGGAAAAGAATGCTGGAGTTCTTCTCAGTGCACATGCAGTTAAG ATTCGCAGTTATGCTCCAGAGCTTGCGAAAACAATTGCAAGCCTGATTTCGACCTCAAATGACTTGAAATTTAAAGGAGAATGTGCTTCTCTGCTTGGCATACATTCTTCTCATGATGATGAAGAATCAGAATCCATTGAAGATAACATCAAACAGAGGCTTACTTCAATTATAGACCAGAATGACAGACAACCTCAGACTAATAAGAGAACCAGAGAGTCTGCACCTCTTCTTTTTAATGATGAATGCTTTCAGGAACCAGAAGAATATGAAGATGAGGTAAGCTTTTCTGCTTTTGATCTATAG
- the LOC111910647 gene encoding ADP-ribosylation factor 2 — MGLTFTKLFSRLFAKKEMRILMVGLDAAGKTTILYKLKLGEIVTTIPTIGFNVETVEYKNISFTVWDVGGQDKIRPLWRHYFQNTQGLIFVVDSNDRDRVVEARDELHRMLNEDELRDAVLLVFANKQDLPNAMNAAEITDKLGLHSLRQRHWYIQSTCATSGEGLYEGLDWLSNNIANKA; from the exons ATGGGGCTTACATTCACCAAACTCTTCAGCCGGTTGTTTGCCAAGAAAGAGATGCGTATATTGATGGTGGGTCTCGATGCAGCTGGTAAGACCACCATTTTGTACAAGCTCAAGCTTGGCGAGATTGTCACAACAATCCCTACCATTG GATTTAATGTGGAGACTGTTGAGTACAAAAACATAAGCTTCACAGTTTGGGATGTGGGGGGTCAAGACAAG ATTCGTCCACTATGGAGGCACTATTTCCAGAACACACAGGGTCTTATCTTTGTGGTTGACAGCAATGACAGGGATAGAGTTGTTGAGGCAAGAGATGAGTTGCACAGGATGTTGAATGAa GATGAGCTAAGAGATGCAGTTCTCCTTGTATTTGCTAACAAACAAGATCTGCCAAATGCAATGAATGCTGCTGAAATCACTGATAAGCTTGGCCTCCACTCCCTCCGACAACGCCACTG GTACATCCAGAGCACCTGTGCTACTTCTGGGGAAGGACTTTATGAGGGTTTGGACTGGCTCTCCAACAACATTGCTAACAAG GCATGA
- the LOC111910650 gene encoding uncharacterized protein LOC111910650, whose protein sequence is MGSEGPKSVVIHVTGFKKFNVFATNPTETLVSNLQNYTEKTGLPLGVSLGSCTILETAGDGALTTLHKVLESSVSNENNFGSKEVVWLHMGLNGGASNFAIEKQAVNEATFSCPDELGWQPKRVPIVPEDGGITRIRETGCSIDAILEFLKKMKGYDDAMISDDAGRFVCNYVYYHSLRFAEEKGHKSLFVHVPPFSRINEETQMKFMGSLLEAIALSC, encoded by the exons ATGGGTTCAGAAGGGCCAAAGAGTGTGGTGATTCATGTGACTGGCTTCAAGAAGTTCAATGTTTTTGCTACCAATCCTACTGAAACATTAGTTTCAAATTTACAAAATTATACAGAAAAGACAGGTTTACCCCTTGGTGTTTCTTTAGGCAGCTGCACTATTCTTGAGACTGCAGGAGATGGTGCGTTGACCACACTTCACAAGGTTCTGGAATCAAGTGTTTCAAATGAAAACAATTTCGGATCCAAAGAAGTTGTGTGG ctTCATATGGGGTTGAATGGAGGAGCATCAAACTTTGCCATTGAAAAACAAGCAGTAAATGAAGCTACCTTCTCTTGTCCAGATGAGCTTGGTTGGCAACCCAAG AGGGTTCCAATTGTCCCAGAGGATGGAGGAATAACTCGGATACGAGAG ACTGGTTGCTCGATTGATGCGATTTTGGAATTCTTGAAAAAGATGAAGGGCTATGATGATGCAATGATCTCTGATGATGCAGGGCGTTTTGTGTGTAACTATGTATACTATCATTCCCTCCGTTTTGCAGAAGAGAAAGGTCACAAGTCTCTATTTGTACATGTTCCTCCATTTTCAAGAATCAATGAAGAAACACAAATGAAGTTTATGGGGTCCCTTTTGGAGGCCATTGCTTTAAGTTgttga